One Solanum lycopersicum chromosome 4, SLM_r2.1 DNA window includes the following coding sequences:
- the LOC138348110 gene encoding uncharacterized protein, which produces MPLGEMEIILGIDFLRQFQVVLFPHLDGMMVMHESNTRFLKGVHTYGKVSKVAKKKYKGMFLSPMSISNRQRVERGDETVLAALVELQPDVMVEVLDCVVIYRKLPPRGYIDHKIELLPGTVAPAQPPYLTIPNELAELRKQLNDLLEAGLIQPSKAPYGAPDLMDRLSQACWFTKFDLRAGYWQEIKFVGHLVSINQIQMDPKKVQVIVDWQEPRSVKDLRSFLGLANYYRKFITGYSKRGSDFDKFVEERYEWVWRVYLLGTQFVVRADNVSNTFFKMQKKLSPKQARWQEILAEYNYMCEHKPGKHNQVVNALSLKEVFAIVYSILKLEFDFFDKIWLRVVNDSLGGLQKDLMKETYNSAWDGHPGVKRMLVLLPRVHFWPKMKYEIEAYVKTCHVCQVDKTERKNKAGKQPMTPLDVAKSKNQGKCTAAYNVARDRLEMLSKAQESLCKDQWRMNKYADQHNHLVEFNVGDKVLLKLTSHIWKQISSKTRHRVLIPKYDGPFEVMKQEQVKEAPPSVPTQFDAEIEKIFDHRVLGTCKKKTKIELSIHWKGKSATDAVWEKAKDLCQFDIQIDDYLKIVSMRTSSSSGASGMARIWALVLVCMGEKHCKKDSRCLGVGKASWTCKAYVWAVVVGKTRQCVSLTRQGGGT; this is translated from the exons ATGCCGCTTGGTGAAATGGAGATCATACTTGGGATTGATTTTCTAAGACAATTTCAGGTTGTTCTGTTTCCTCATTTAGATGGAATGATGGTTATGCATGAGAGCAATACTAGATTTCTTAAGGGTGTTCATACATATGGAAAGGTTAGTAAAGTTGCAAAGAAGAAATACAAAGGAATGTTTTTGTCTCCTATGTCAATCAGCAATCGACAAAGGGTTGAAAGGGGTGATGAAACCGTACTTGCTGCCTTAGTCGAATTACAGCCTGATGTTATGGTAGAAGTGCTTGATTGTGTTGTGATATACcgg AAGTTGCCACCAAGGGGGTATATTGATCATAAGATTGAGTTACTTCCAGGTACAGTTGCTCCTGCACAACCTCCTTATTTAACGATTCCTAATGAGTTGGCTGAATTGCGCAAACAGTTAAATGATTTGTTGGAGGCTGGTCTGATCCAGCCTTCTAAGGCTCCTTatggtgctcct GATTTGATGGATAGGTTGAGTCAGGCATGCTGGTTCACTAAGTTTGATCTCAGGGCAGGTTATTGGCAG GAGATAAAATTTGTGGGGCATCTTGTTAGTATAAACCAAATTCAAATGGATCCTAAGAAAGTGCAGGTCATTGTTGATTGGCAGGAACCTCGTAGTGTTAAGGATTTGAGGTCGTTTCTTGGGTTGGCTAATTATTACAGGAAGTTCATTACGGGTTATTCAAAAAGGGGAAGCGACTTTGACAaatttgttgaagaaagatACGAGTGG GTTTGGAGAGTCTATTTGTTGGGAACTCAATTTGTAGTGCGGGCTGATAATGTTTCtaatacatttttcaagatgCAGAAAAAATTGAGTCCTAAACAGGCACGGTGGCAGGAAATTCTGGCTGAATACAACTACATGTGCGAACATAAGCCAGGGAAACACAACCAAGTTGTTAATGCATTGAGTCTAAAAGAGGTATTTGCTATAgtttattcaattttgaaacttgaatttgatttctttgATAAAATTTGGTTGCGTGTTgtaaatgattcatt GGGTGGACTGCAAAAAGACTTGATGAAGGAAACATATAATTCTGCTTGGGATGGACATCCGGGTGTTAAAAGGATGCTAGTTTTACTTCCTCGTGTTCATTTCTGGCCAaagatgaaatatgaaatagagGCATACGTGAAGACTTGTCATGTTTGTCAAGTGGACAAGACTGAACGTAAGAACAAAGCTG GCAAACAGCCTATGACGCCACTAGATGTTGCTAAGTCTAAAAACCAAGGAAAGTGTACAGCAGCGTACAATGTTGCAAGGGACAGACTTGAAATGTTATCTAAGGCACAAGAAAGCTTGTGCAAGGATCAGTGGCGCATGAACAAGTATGCTGACCAACATAATCACTTAGTTGAGTTTAATGTGGGTGACAAAGTGTTGTTAAAACTTACTTCACATATCTGGAAACAGATTTCAAGTAAGACTAGGCATCGGGTTTTGATTCCTAAGTATGATGGTCCATTCGAAGTGATGAAACAG GAACAAGTTAAAGAGGCGCCTCCATCAGTACCTACACAGTTTGATGCTGAAATTGAGAAGATCTTTGATCACCGGGTTCTGGGCACATGTAAGAAGAAAACGAAGATAGAACTCTCGATTCATTGGAAAGGAAAGAGTGCAACTGATGCAGTTTGGGAGAAAGCAAAGGACTTATGTCAGTTCGATATTCAAATCGATGACTATCTCAAAATAGTCTCAATGAGAACATCGAGTTCAAGTGGTGCAAGTG GCATGGCAAGGATTTGGGCATTGGTCTTGGTATGCATGGGGGAAAAACATTGCAAAAAAGattcaaggtgcttgggtgttggcaaggcaTCTTGGACGTGCAAGGCTTACGTGTGGGCAGTAGTCGTCGGCAAGACAAGACAGTGTGTTAGCTTGACAAGGCAAGGTGGTGGTACTTGA